A section of the Lentisphaerota bacterium genome encodes:
- a CDS encoding nucleoside deaminase, giving the protein MRATVTPWSSTPRWLAARERDCGAAVYVSDTARMAAVIALAEDNVRHGGGPFGAAVFDCAGGRCVAVGVNRVVAGRCSHLHAEMVALARAQQALGTHDLATVGRFVLFTSVEPCAMCLGAVVWSGVARLVCGATGADAEAVGFDEGPKPADWISALAQRGIRVRRQLLRPRARAVLRAYAAAGGWIYNPQRGSSL; this is encoded by the coding sequence ATGAGAGCGACGGTGACACCGTGGTCATCCACACCTCGCTGGCTGGCCGCGCGCGAGCGCGACTGCGGCGCGGCCGTCTATGTGTCCGATACGGCGCGGATGGCAGCCGTCATCGCGCTCGCGGAGGACAACGTCCGGCACGGCGGCGGGCCGTTTGGCGCGGCGGTCTTTGATTGCGCCGGCGGCCGTTGCGTGGCCGTCGGGGTGAACCGCGTGGTTGCCGGCCGGTGCTCCCACCTCCATGCCGAGATGGTGGCGCTGGCACGCGCCCAGCAGGCGCTGGGCACGCACGACCTCGCAACAGTCGGTCGATTCGTCCTCTTCACCAGCGTCGAACCGTGCGCCATGTGCCTCGGCGCCGTCGTCTGGTCGGGCGTCGCCCGCCTCGTCTGCGGCGCGACCGGGGCCGACGCCGAGGCGGTCGGCTTTGACGAAGGCCCGAAACCCGCCGACTGGATTAGCGCGCTCGCGCAGCGCGGCATCCGCGTCCGCCGCCAGCTCCTGCGCCCCCGCGCCCGCGCCGTTCTGCGCGCCTATGCCGCCGCAGGAGGGTGGATCTATAACCCCCAACGGGGCAGCAGCCTGTGA